One Sulfolobus sp. S-194 DNA segment encodes these proteins:
- the cmr5 gene encoding type III-B CRISPR module-associated protein Cmr5, with protein MSYDDYKLALEAFNKVLNSLDGEAKSKFRSRARDMVEEIYTSGFIPTFFYIISKAGLEDNDKIDTLVKLLNSPASASVNLGSGDEASYMAYLFVILYYLSERNIIDKKFLIDKLRCNRIEIINELYELSPIISARIKRYLMAIKRLAEAMIEGR; from the coding sequence ATGTCGTATGACGATTATAAGTTGGCATTAGAAGCGTTTAATAAGGTGTTAAATTCTCTAGATGGGGAAGCTAAGAGTAAGTTTAGGAGTAGGGCTAGGGATATGGTGGAGGAAATTTATACTTCCGGTTTCATTCCCACATTTTTTTACATAATATCTAAAGCCGGACTGGAGGATAATGATAAGATAGATACTCTGGTCAAACTACTGAATTCTCCAGCTTCAGCGAGCGTTAATTTAGGTAGTGGAGATGAGGCTTCTTACATGGCTTACTTGTTTGTTATTCTGTACTATTTGAGTGAGAGAAATATTATAGATAAAAAGTTTCTGATTGATAAGCTTAGGTGTAACAGGATAGAAATTATAAACGAATTGTATGAGTTGTCTCCTATAATTTCTGCAAGGATAAAGAGGTATTTGATGGCAATAAAGAGGTTAGCTGAAGCTATGATAGAGGGGAGGTAA
- the cmr4 gene encoding type III-B CRISPR module RAMP protein Cmr4 produces the protein MPYYTFLQPFFIHAITHLHVGSGSSVEEEIDLPFQRDELGYPTIYASSLKGALKSFLLKEFPNMRNVIYKVLGEDENPEEASLGTFLDAILFAIPARVVEINTNKANNMKSHVWVYVTTYELLKKVKAYLESISRLSNVSFNLQNTIDNILSREGKNLTLDGGLKEVILNEDFHVKLEAFNANIPSILNDKPLLVLEDSIGGEVINRSLIRVRRIRINRNNKTVESGGLWSEEYVPMKTVFFSVFLSKEGKESAVFVSCILKDLKYVILGGKETIGKGIVELRWLRDVV, from the coding sequence ATGCCCTATTACACCTTTTTACAACCATTTTTTATTCACGCCATTACTCATCTTCACGTAGGTTCAGGTTCGTCTGTAGAGGAAGAAATAGATTTGCCATTTCAGAGGGATGAATTAGGCTATCCTACAATTTACGCTTCGAGTTTAAAAGGTGCATTAAAGTCATTTCTTTTGAAGGAATTTCCAAACATGAGGAACGTAATTTATAAGGTATTGGGTGAGGATGAAAACCCAGAGGAAGCTTCATTAGGTACTTTTTTAGATGCAATACTCTTCGCAATACCGGCTAGGGTTGTTGAGATTAATACAAACAAGGCTAATAATATGAAATCGCACGTTTGGGTTTACGTTACCACATATGAACTTCTAAAGAAGGTAAAAGCGTATTTAGAGTCAATTTCTCGATTGTCTAACGTTTCCTTTAACCTACAAAATACAATTGATAATATACTTTCTAGGGAGGGAAAGAACCTCACGTTAGACGGTGGGCTGAAAGAAGTTATTTTAAATGAGGACTTCCACGTTAAATTGGAGGCTTTCAACGCTAATATTCCTAGCATACTTAATGACAAGCCATTGTTAGTTTTGGAAGATTCTATAGGTGGAGAAGTGATTAATAGGTCTTTGATTAGGGTTAGGAGGATAAGGATTAATAGGAATAATAAGACTGTGGAAAGTGGAGGTTTGTGGTCTGAGGAATACGTGCCTATGAAGACTGTTTTCTTTTCAGTATTTTTAAGCAAGGAGGGTAAGGAGAGCGCAGTGTTTGTAAGTTGTATCTTGAAGGATTTAAAATACGTTATCTTAGGCGGTAAGGAGACTATAGGAAAAGGAATAGTGGAATTAAGGTGGTTAAGAGATGTCGTATGA
- the cmr6 gene encoding type III-B CRISPR module RAMP protein Cmr6 gives MCISSYLLRILDILNRNNVNLFSSLSLVSIIYNDFGEFLSKTQAINTSNLLLKYNIIIFDEEDKSKDIEEKRSLFKREIAELVSKNFMLDGEKVKNYFDDLKEILKSLKYTVVDVEMTTKTKTLIGVSTSLGKLIFDSGISFDPYMNLPYIPASEIKGIVRSYIEDKLGKHEAEEIFGNEEREGSVNFTDAYPVRAENFVFVPDVITPHYDKKKSEADAEPKPAIHLTIAPKVTFRFLIYYKREDVGKPICDSLPIVLIRGLGARSSVGYSLFKLGKIEVIK, from the coding sequence ATGTGTATAAGTAGTTATTTGCTAAGAATTCTAGATATATTAAATAGAAATAATGTTAATTTATTCTCATCGTTAAGTTTAGTTAGCATAATATACAATGATTTTGGAGAATTTCTTTCAAAAACTCAAGCAATTAACACTAGTAACCTCCTCTTAAAGTATAATATTATAATCTTTGATGAGGAAGATAAAAGTAAGGATATTGAAGAGAAGAGAAGCTTATTTAAGAGGGAAATAGCTGAACTTGTATCAAAAAACTTTATGTTAGACGGCGAAAAAGTAAAAAATTATTTTGACGATCTTAAAGAAATACTAAAATCGTTAAAATACACAGTAGTAGATGTTGAAATGACTACTAAGACAAAGACTCTAATAGGTGTCTCAACATCTTTAGGTAAGCTGATTTTCGATTCCGGTATTTCTTTTGATCCCTATATGAACCTGCCTTATATACCGGCTTCTGAAATTAAGGGCATTGTTAGGAGTTATATTGAGGATAAACTAGGCAAACATGAGGCTGAGGAGATTTTCGGCAATGAGGAAAGGGAAGGGAGTGTGAACTTTACAGACGCCTATCCGGTTAGGGCTGAGAATTTCGTTTTTGTTCCAGATGTAATTACACCGCATTATGATAAGAAGAAGTCTGAAGCTGATGCTGAGCCAAAGCCTGCTATACATTTAACAATTGCACCTAAAGTGACTTTTCGTTTTCTAATTTACTACAAAAGGGAAGATGTTGGAAAACCTATATGTGATTCACTACCCATAGTACTCATAAGGGGTTTAGGAGCTCGATCCTCGGTAGGTTATTCCTTATTTAAGTTAGGTAAGATAGAGGTGATAAAATGA
- a CDS encoding type III-B CRISPR system CMR subunit Cmr7, which produces MNEKQEPEYVFIPIIKNVEINESNNGIIIKIGSNVKEIPIAKSNHITNIDDKGNIRNVLVITGYAVDETTGLLVPTLDPCDYVKGILVASNISQSNKDEQQKTGQPTQQNNQLADFLKIKLPVDKLYIIRKSNISKGELVIYIPYKTTLDPNRVIETKSVRIDDNDKTVDKIYNVLSKIYQKSNIKKEDIKDLFNYFTLELK; this is translated from the coding sequence ATGAATGAAAAACAAGAGCCCGAGTACGTCTTTATACCGATTATTAAAAATGTTGAAATTAATGAAAGTAATAACGGGATTATTATTAAAATAGGTAGTAATGTCAAGGAAATACCAATAGCAAAATCTAATCATATAACGAATATAGATGACAAAGGTAACATTCGAAATGTTTTAGTAATTACGGGCTATGCAGTAGATGAAACTACTGGTTTACTAGTACCTACTTTAGACCCTTGTGATTATGTTAAAGGAATTTTAGTTGCTAGTAACATTTCTCAATCAAATAAAGATGAGCAACAGAAAACGGGTCAACCAACACAACAAAATAACCAATTAGCCGATTTCTTAAAAATAAAATTGCCAGTAGATAAATTATATATAATAAGAAAGAGTAATATATCGAAAGGAGAGCTAGTAATATATATTCCTTATAAAACTACGTTAGATCCTAATAGGGTTATAGAAACTAAGTCGGTACGTATTGATGATAATGATAAAACGGTAGACAAAATCTATAATGTTTTGAGCAAAATATATCAAAAAAGTAATATAAAAAAAGAAGATATAAAAGACTTATTTAATTACTTTACACTCGAACTCAAATAG
- the cmr1 gene encoding type III-B CRISPR module RAMP protein Cmr1, which yields MEELLMSFKLKALYPLTGGYNRHSINPFYEEFVRPTEIKGLWRWWNRVLFNTVSHAKDGRLYTYDSIDRLFEDVFGSENKKSAVRLEVIAEESENSLNVELDEEVNRQVINCLKRKDFGNKAKLDIEDDNLIIKPIEDKNKRKNSCIIHLSFRSNLNDEIKKKIIDNNKLLKFELLGFKSIKINPTKISNDNSLKEILRNLITDYMAYFNIKPVIEFTLNIYLDRSREKEQNFNDKLKFALYSLLVFILLGGIGRKTSRGFGSLSFADVKCYNEELCGEISNIMNRNNMEKQIKNWGLTKVLRNIIFNDTIRGYFDNLINDESYKLKYQGNNPEFFVYYFVNDINILKIININQDRIETILDKISNETSIYGECIKKLISQEMRRRAFTFAFLGNRKFRNKHKNYARILEFLCVEYIKREFVNLIGKERRPSNLRFKILEINNTYYIISYLLYSNYLKNTDPIIKDMLNQFVNCVIRNVYK from the coding sequence ATGGAAGAGTTGTTAATGTCTTTTAAGCTAAAGGCTCTTTATCCGTTAACCGGAGGGTATAATAGGCATAGTATAAATCCTTTTTATGAGGAGTTCGTTAGGCCTACTGAGATTAAGGGATTGTGGAGGTGGTGGAATAGGGTTTTATTTAATACAGTAAGTCATGCTAAAGATGGTCGTCTTTATACTTATGATTCCATAGATAGGCTTTTCGAGGACGTTTTTGGAAGTGAAAATAAGAAGTCTGCAGTAAGGTTAGAGGTAATAGCTGAAGAAAGTGAGAATTCGCTTAATGTTGAGCTAGACGAGGAGGTAAATCGTCAGGTTATAAATTGTTTAAAGAGAAAGGATTTTGGAAATAAAGCGAAATTAGACATAGAAGATGATAATTTAATTATCAAACCAATAGAAGATAAAAATAAAAGGAAAAATTCTTGTATAATCCATTTATCTTTTAGATCTAATTTAAATGATGAAATTAAGAAAAAGATAATAGATAATAATAAGTTGCTTAAATTTGAATTATTAGGTTTTAAGAGTATTAAAATAAACCCTACTAAAATTTCAAATGACAATAGTCTTAAGGAAATCTTACGTAATCTAATTACAGATTACATGGCGTATTTTAACATTAAACCTGTAATAGAATTTACTCTTAATATCTATTTAGATAGAAGTCGTGAGAAGGAACAAAATTTTAATGATAAGCTTAAATTTGCGTTATATAGTTTGTTAGTTTTTATACTGCTTGGAGGAATTGGTAGGAAAACCAGTAGGGGATTTGGGAGTCTTTCGTTCGCAGACGTCAAGTGTTATAACGAAGAATTGTGTGGTGAAATATCTAATATTATGAATAGAAATAATATGGAAAAACAGATTAAAAATTGGGGTCTTACCAAAGTCCTTCGAAATATCATTTTTAATGATACTATTAGAGGTTATTTTGACAATCTAATAAATGATGAGAGTTATAAATTAAAATATCAAGGAAATAATCCGGAATTTTTCGTTTATTATTTTGTAAATGACATTAATATATTAAAAATTATAAATATAAATCAAGATAGGATAGAAACTATACTAGATAAAATATCTAATGAGACATCAATCTATGGTGAGTGCATTAAAAAACTTATATCCCAAGAGATGAGAAGGAGAGCATTTACTTTTGCATTTCTTGGAAATAGAAAATTTAGGAATAAGCATAAAAATTATGCTAGAATATTAGAATTTCTATGTGTGGAATACATCAAAAGAGAATTTGTGAATTTAATAGGAAAAGAAAGAAGACCTTCCAACTTAAGGTTTAAGATTCTCGAGATTAACAATACTTATTATATAATTTCATATTTACTTTATTCCAATTATCTCAAAAACACAGATCCAATCATAAAAGATATGTTAAATCAATTTGTTAACTGTGTGATTAGAAATGTGTATAAGTAG